The proteins below are encoded in one region of Aquisphaera giovannonii:
- a CDS encoding thiolase family protein, with protein sequence MAGTSTLIVTGVRTPMGAFMGSLAGVPAAQLGATCVKALVERTGIPAGAVDELIFGTCIGAGQGMNPARQVAVFGGLDKRTHALTVNEACASGMRAVMLADQIIRLGEAGVAVAGGMENMSRPPYMLLKGREGYRLGNAEVVDALMHDGLTDAYSNKPMGVFADQCAAKYEVSRQAQDDFAVESHARARKAVADGVFAEEIAPVSIVARGKTTVVAEDEGLNKFDEAKMRGLRAAFNPEGTVTAGNASSINDGAAALLLASPARCESLGLRPRARIVAACLHSQEPEWFTTAPVGAVQGVLEKAGWNVSDVDLFELNEAFAVVALTCGKQLGLPAERTNIYGGAVPLGHPIGCSGARLLVTLLTGLKHTGGRRGVAALCVGGGEGIAMAVEAV encoded by the coding sequence ATGGCGGGCACGAGCACCCTGATCGTGACGGGCGTGAGGACCCCTATGGGCGCGTTCATGGGCTCCCTGGCGGGGGTCCCGGCGGCCCAGCTCGGGGCCACCTGCGTGAAGGCCCTGGTGGAGCGCACCGGCATCCCGGCCGGCGCCGTGGACGAGCTGATCTTCGGCACCTGCATCGGCGCCGGGCAGGGGATGAACCCGGCCCGCCAGGTCGCGGTCTTCGGCGGGCTCGACAAGAGGACCCACGCCCTGACGGTCAACGAGGCGTGCGCCTCGGGCATGCGGGCGGTGATGCTGGCCGACCAGATCATCCGCCTGGGCGAGGCCGGAGTGGCGGTCGCCGGCGGGATGGAGAACATGAGCCGGCCCCCCTACATGCTGCTGAAGGGCCGCGAGGGCTACCGCCTGGGCAACGCCGAGGTGGTGGACGCCCTGATGCACGACGGCCTGACCGACGCGTACAGCAACAAGCCGATGGGCGTCTTCGCCGACCAGTGCGCCGCGAAGTACGAGGTCAGCCGCCAGGCCCAGGACGACTTCGCGGTCGAGAGCCACGCCCGCGCCCGCAAGGCCGTGGCCGACGGGGTCTTCGCCGAGGAGATCGCGCCGGTGTCCATCGTCGCGAGGGGCAAGACGACGGTCGTGGCCGAGGACGAGGGCCTGAACAAGTTCGACGAGGCCAAGATGCGCGGCCTCCGCGCCGCGTTCAACCCGGAGGGCACCGTCACCGCCGGCAACGCCTCCAGCATCAACGACGGGGCCGCGGCGCTCCTGCTGGCCTCGCCGGCGCGGTGCGAGTCCCTGGGCCTGAGGCCGCGGGCGCGGATCGTCGCCGCCTGCCTGCACAGCCAGGAGCCCGAGTGGTTCACGACGGCGCCGGTCGGGGCCGTCCAGGGCGTGCTCGAGAAGGCGGGCTGGAACGTCTCCGACGTGGACCTCTTCGAGCTCAACGAGGCCTTCGCCGTCGTGGCGCTCACCTGCGGCAAGCAGCTCGGCCTGCCGGCCGAGAGGACGAACATCTACGGCGGCGCCGTGCCGCTGGGGCACCCGATCGGCTGCAGCGGGGCGCGGCTCCTCGTCACGCTCCTGACCGGCCTGAAGCACACCGGCGGCCGTCGCGGCGTGGCCGCCCTCTGCGTCGGCGGCGGGGAGGGCATCGCCATGGCCGTCGAGGCGGTCTGA
- a CDS encoding serine/threonine-protein kinase, whose translation MPAGPDPTDPAAGLDRVGDFRLLREVGRGGMGVVYEAEQVSLGRRVALKLLPARMGADAKHRGRFEREARAAAKLHHTNIVPVFGVGEHEGTPYYVMQFIEGRGLDAVIGELRRGPEAAAETEAPAPGPPADDPSGRPPDTAFVRSLLNGLLAIDTDATIDADATTDRDATSDGDATTARGTGEGPDAAPGPAAVRPPPGATAPGPSPPASAASVAGRAGTRAYWRAVARVGVQVAEALDHAHGRGVVHRDIKPSNLLVDATGSVFVADFGLAKSEDGPALTETGDVLGTLRYMPPEAFEGKSGPRGDLYSLGLTLYELAALRPAFDEPDRAGLIRAVTAGTPPRLRRAEPGVPRDLETIVQKAIERDPSHRYASAGALAEDLRRFLDDRPIAARRATGAERLWRWCRRNPLPASLAAAFLLALLIGMAATTYYARREALANGELRASASREQERFDLALDAIRSTREAVADDALLKEKRFEALRSRLLGDAGAFYRRLEAQVRGRPDRRSRAALAAALFELGELASEVESKEEALAVHRRALEIRRGLAAGADAGPQDRAALARSEQAIGRVCRDLGRVEEGLAAQGRALEVLRPLAAASPDDAQMQLDLERTYDGLMHLHADAGRFDEMLAVSEEALPLQLRLAAARPSDPRFKVDAAKTHFDRAIAYGRSGETLARARPSLDAAVALLREALSLDPAHPEARQVLGTCRHQIALLLEREGRDADAAREYEAAREGLEALVAEYPSSYEYRTRLAEALTYHGRFLARTGEAARAAAILDRGLELVEGVERTNPRSLRTAALFVRLAASRIALLAHAGGEEAAVALVERARPAMERVASSERGLRNHAYALFELEHYGGEAYQASLPREAVASLRRAILVIERGFEPGASREISLAAEYAAILAMSGYPGAQVWSYDARWAGEAAMAALRRAAAAGFRDATFLRESEQLAPLRGRPDFQLFLMDLAFPAEPFAGQFRRPGP comes from the coding sequence ATGCCCGCCGGCCCCGATCCGACCGACCCCGCCGCCGGCCTCGATCGGGTCGGGGACTTCCGCCTCCTCCGGGAGGTCGGCCGCGGCGGCATGGGTGTGGTCTACGAGGCCGAGCAGGTCTCCCTCGGCCGCCGCGTCGCCCTCAAGCTCCTCCCCGCGAGGATGGGGGCCGACGCGAAGCACCGCGGCCGCTTCGAGCGGGAGGCCCGCGCCGCGGCGAAGCTCCACCACACCAACATCGTGCCGGTCTTCGGCGTGGGGGAGCACGAGGGGACGCCCTACTACGTCATGCAGTTCATCGAGGGCCGCGGCCTGGACGCCGTGATCGGCGAGCTCCGCCGCGGGCCCGAGGCCGCGGCCGAGACCGAGGCGCCGGCCCCCGGCCCGCCGGCCGACGACCCCTCCGGCAGGCCCCCGGACACCGCCTTCGTCCGATCGCTCCTCAACGGCCTGCTCGCCATCGACACCGACGCGACGATCGACGCGGACGCGACGACCGACCGGGACGCGACGTCCGACGGCGACGCCACGACAGCCCGCGGCACCGGCGAGGGCCCCGACGCGGCGCCGGGCCCCGCGGCGGTTCGGCCGCCGCCCGGCGCGACGGCCCCCGGCCCCTCGCCGCCCGCATCCGCGGCCTCGGTCGCGGGCCGGGCGGGGACGCGGGCGTACTGGCGGGCGGTGGCCAGGGTGGGCGTCCAGGTCGCGGAGGCCCTGGATCACGCCCACGGCCGGGGGGTCGTCCACCGCGACATCAAGCCGTCGAACCTCCTCGTGGACGCGACGGGTTCGGTCTTCGTGGCCGACTTCGGGCTGGCCAAGAGCGAGGACGGCCCGGCGCTCACCGAGACGGGCGACGTGCTGGGCACGCTCCGCTACATGCCCCCGGAGGCCTTCGAGGGGAAGTCCGGCCCGCGCGGCGACCTCTACTCGCTGGGCCTCACCCTGTACGAGCTCGCCGCGCTGCGGCCGGCGTTCGACGAGCCCGACCGGGCGGGCCTCATCCGCGCCGTGACCGCCGGGACGCCGCCCCGCCTCCGCCGGGCGGAGCCCGGCGTGCCGCGCGACCTGGAGACGATCGTCCAGAAGGCCATCGAGCGCGACCCGTCGCACCGCTACGCCTCGGCCGGCGCTCTGGCCGAGGACCTGCGGCGGTTCCTCGACGACCGGCCGATCGCGGCCCGCCGGGCGACCGGGGCGGAGAGGCTCTGGCGGTGGTGCCGCCGCAACCCGCTGCCGGCCTCGCTGGCCGCCGCGTTCCTCCTCGCCCTCCTGATCGGCATGGCCGCCACGACGTATTACGCCCGCCGCGAGGCGCTCGCCAACGGCGAGCTCCGCGCCTCGGCGTCCCGCGAGCAGGAGCGGTTCGACCTGGCCCTGGACGCCATCCGCTCCACGCGGGAGGCGGTCGCCGACGACGCCCTGCTGAAGGAGAAGCGGTTCGAGGCCCTGCGATCCCGGCTCCTGGGCGACGCCGGGGCCTTCTACCGGCGGCTCGAGGCCCAGGTCCGCGGCCGCCCGGACCGTCGGTCGCGCGCGGCGCTCGCCGCGGCCCTCTTCGAGCTCGGCGAGCTCGCCTCCGAGGTCGAGTCCAAGGAGGAGGCGCTAGCGGTCCATCGCCGGGCGCTGGAGATCCGCCGCGGCCTCGCCGCGGGGGCCGACGCGGGCCCCCAGGACCGGGCCGCGCTGGCTCGCAGCGAGCAGGCGATCGGCCGGGTCTGCCGCGACCTGGGGCGGGTCGAGGAGGGCCTGGCCGCGCAGGGCAGGGCCCTGGAGGTCCTCCGGCCGCTGGCGGCGGCGTCGCCCGACGACGCCCAGATGCAGCTCGACCTGGAGCGGACCTACGACGGCCTGATGCACCTGCACGCCGACGCCGGCCGCTTCGACGAGATGCTCGCGGTCAGCGAGGAGGCCCTGCCGCTGCAGTTGAGGCTGGCGGCGGCCCGGCCGTCCGACCCCCGATTCAAGGTCGACGCGGCCAAGACGCACTTCGACCGGGCGATCGCGTACGGCCGCTCGGGGGAGACGCTCGCGAGGGCCCGCCCGTCGCTCGACGCGGCGGTCGCGCTGCTCCGCGAGGCGCTCTCCCTCGACCCCGCCCACCCGGAGGCGCGGCAGGTCCTGGGCACGTGCCGGCACCAGATCGCGCTGCTCCTCGAGCGAGAGGGGCGGGACGCCGACGCCGCCCGGGAATACGAGGCCGCGCGGGAGGGGCTCGAGGCGCTGGTCGCGGAGTATCCGTCGTCGTACGAATACCGCACGCGGCTTGCGGAGGCCCTGACGTACCACGGGCGCTTCCTGGCGAGGACCGGCGAGGCGGCCCGCGCCGCCGCGATCCTGGATCGCGGGCTGGAGCTGGTGGAGGGCGTCGAGAGGACGAATCCGCGATCCCTCCGCACGGCCGCCCTCTTCGTGCGCCTGGCGGCTTCCCGCATCGCGCTGCTCGCCCACGCGGGGGGCGAGGAGGCGGCCGTGGCGCTGGTGGAACGGGCCCGGCCGGCGATGGAGCGGGTCGCCTCGTCCGAGCGAGGCCTTCGAAACCACGCGTACGCGCTCTTCGAGCTGGAGCACTACGGCGGCGAGGCGTACCAGGCCTCGCTGCCCCGCGAGGCGGTGGCCTCGCTGCGGCGGGCGATCCTGGTCATCGAGCGGGGCTTCGAGCCGGGCGCGAGCCGCGAGATCTCCCTCGCCGCCGAGTACGCCGCGATCCTGGCCATGTCCGGCTATCCGGGCGCCCAGGTCTGGTCCTACGACGCGAGGTGGGCGGGCGAGGCGGCGATGGCCGCGCTCCGCCGCGCCGCCGCGGCCGGCTTCCGGGACGCGACGTTCCTCCGCGAGTCCGAGCAGCTCGCGCCCCTCCGGGGCCGGCCCGACTTCCAGCTGTTCCTGATGGACCTGGCCTTCCCGGCGGAGCCGTTCGCGGGCCAGTTCCGCCGCCCCGGGCCGTGA
- the phaC gene encoding class III poly(R)-hydroxyalkanoic acid synthase subunit PhaC translates to MASTSTTTDAAAAAAGFQRQWFEQALAQQRAAYEATLKMWSRLFAVPRVMDWARDVKVGTTPSDVAYEEDTLKLLHYRREAPAVYREPILICYALVNRPYIVDLQPDRSVVRQLLARGFEVYLIDWGVPSAADRSMTLTDYVDGLMRNCAEVVLKRHGAQALHLVGYCMGGTMSTIFAARNPDTVKTLTTMAAPIDFAAGADQTLVSFWSNPDYFDVDALVDAFGNVPATFLQASFAMMKPVQNFYGKYLTFFEKMDDDKFMENYFAMEKWSNDNIPVAGETFREFVKKLYQRNELARNAFTLGDSPVDLRRITCPVQILTATADHLVPPCQSDALKDLVGSKDVKLRGLSAGHIGLSVSSKAHKAFWPEVTQWLADRSGRVSY, encoded by the coding sequence ATGGCCAGCACGAGCACGACGACCGACGCGGCGGCGGCCGCGGCGGGCTTCCAGCGGCAGTGGTTCGAGCAGGCGCTCGCGCAGCAGCGGGCCGCCTACGAGGCGACGCTCAAGATGTGGAGCCGCCTCTTCGCCGTCCCCCGGGTCATGGACTGGGCCCGCGACGTCAAGGTCGGCACCACGCCCTCGGACGTCGCCTACGAGGAGGACACGCTCAAGCTCCTGCACTACCGGCGCGAGGCCCCGGCGGTCTATCGGGAGCCCATCCTCATCTGCTACGCGCTGGTGAACCGCCCCTACATCGTGGACCTGCAGCCCGACCGCAGCGTCGTCCGGCAGCTCCTGGCGCGGGGGTTCGAGGTCTACCTGATCGACTGGGGCGTCCCCTCCGCCGCCGACCGCAGCATGACGCTGACGGACTACGTGGACGGCCTGATGCGGAACTGCGCCGAGGTCGTCCTCAAGCGGCACGGGGCGCAGGCCCTCCACCTGGTCGGCTACTGCATGGGCGGCACGATGTCCACGATCTTCGCGGCCCGCAACCCGGACACCGTGAAGACCCTGACCACGATGGCCGCGCCGATCGACTTCGCCGCCGGCGCGGACCAGACCCTGGTCTCGTTCTGGTCCAACCCGGACTACTTCGACGTGGACGCCCTGGTGGACGCCTTCGGCAACGTCCCGGCCACGTTCCTCCAGGCGAGCTTCGCCATGATGAAGCCGGTCCAGAACTTCTACGGGAAGTACCTCACCTTCTTCGAGAAGATGGACGACGACAAGTTCATGGAGAACTACTTCGCCATGGAGAAGTGGAGCAACGACAACATCCCGGTCGCCGGCGAGACCTTCCGCGAGTTCGTCAAGAAGCTCTACCAGCGGAACGAGCTGGCGAGGAACGCATTCACCCTGGGGGACTCCCCGGTGGACCTGAGGCGGATCACCTGCCCGGTGCAGATCCTGACCGCGACGGCCGACCACCTGGTGCCCCCGTGCCAGAGCGACGCGCTGAAGGACCTGGTCGGCTCCAAGGACGTGAAGCTCCGCGGCCTGAGCGCCGGCCACATCGGCCTGTCCGTCAGCTCGAAGGCCCACAAGGCCTTCTGGCCCGAGGTCACCCAGTGGCTCGCCGACCGCTCCGGGCGGGTGAGCTACTGA
- a CDS encoding DUF1559 family PulG-like putative transporter: MSKVSRSRSGFTLIELLVVIAIIAVLIALLLPAVQSAREAARRAQCVNNLKQIGLALHNYHTTSNSFPMGVSATINPLNGSNPCIQWMGWSAQGLMLSYIEAGPLYNAINFTMDPINSPTWPYNTTVTTARLAAFLCPSDPLAGKQYTNNYHACVGTTATADWGTDGNRCTGKDSTGLFSYINTYGLTDCQDGSSNTVAFSEAVVGNGSNQKKNYASGTNLPDGAQGGIQDAWSLVPTGQQAPGTFVSVLQTCTARFLQATDGNGLSNSRGRFWAWGSDGETMFNTLVPPSSNQYQWSACRFGCGGCGWDSSDHSHISNANSYHPGGANVCFADGSVKFVKSTISMQTWWSLGTKANGEVVSADAY; encoded by the coding sequence ATGAGCAAAGTCTCGAGATCGCGGAGCGGCTTCACGCTGATCGAGCTGCTGGTCGTGATCGCCATCATCGCCGTCCTCATCGCGCTACTGCTCCCGGCCGTGCAGTCGGCCCGCGAGGCCGCCCGCCGCGCCCAGTGCGTCAACAACCTGAAGCAGATCGGGCTGGCGCTCCACAACTATCACACGACCAGCAACTCCTTCCCGATGGGGGTCTCCGCCACCATCAACCCGCTGAATGGCAGCAACCCCTGCATCCAGTGGATGGGCTGGAGCGCCCAGGGCCTGATGCTGTCCTACATTGAGGCTGGTCCGCTCTACAACGCGATCAACTTCACGATGGATCCGATCAACTCGCCGACGTGGCCGTACAACACCACGGTGACCACGGCCCGGCTGGCCGCGTTCCTCTGCCCCTCCGACCCGCTCGCCGGCAAGCAGTACACGAACAACTACCACGCCTGCGTCGGGACGACGGCAACGGCCGACTGGGGCACCGACGGCAACCGGTGCACGGGCAAGGATTCGACCGGCCTGTTCAGCTACATCAACACCTACGGGCTGACGGACTGCCAGGACGGGTCGTCGAACACGGTCGCCTTCAGCGAGGCGGTCGTCGGCAACGGCAGCAACCAGAAGAAGAACTACGCCAGCGGCACGAACCTCCCGGACGGCGCGCAGGGCGGGATCCAGGACGCCTGGTCGCTGGTCCCCACCGGCCAGCAGGCGCCGGGCACGTTCGTCAGCGTGCTCCAGACCTGCACCGCCCGGTTCCTGCAGGCGACCGACGGCAACGGCCTGTCCAACAGCCGCGGCCGGTTCTGGGCCTGGGGCTCCGACGGCGAGACCATGTTCAACACGCTCGTGCCCCCGTCGTCCAACCAGTACCAGTGGTCGGCCTGCCGGTTCGGCTGCGGCGGCTGCGGCTGGGATTCGTCCGACCACTCGCACATCTCCAACGCCAACAGCTACCACCCCGGCGGGGCCAACGTCTGCTTCGCCGACGGCTCGGTGAAGTTCGTCAAGAGCACCATCAGCATGCAGACCTGGTGGTCGCTGGGCACGAAGGCGAACGGCGAGGTCGTCTCCGCCGACGCCTATTGA
- the fabG gene encoding 3-oxoacyl-ACP reductase FabG: protein MASGSVILEENDLENAIPDFSLAGKKAFVTGSSRGIGRAVALALAHAGADVAISCNTGGDAAEEACRRIREMGRQAQFYAHNVAMESEVEAMCGEVLRDFGRVDILVNNAAINRDRAFKKLTKDLWDEVITTDLTSVFLVTKHFIDDMAARGWGRVINMSSMSGEIGNFGQANYAAAKAGMIGLTKTLAREYSRKGVTVNAVAPGFTRTRMTEGIPDKAMEMVLAATPMGRMGEPVEIAAGVVYLASNSAGFITGHVLDINGGFAM from the coding sequence ATGGCCAGCGGCAGCGTCATCCTGGAAGAGAACGACCTCGAGAACGCGATCCCCGACTTCAGCCTCGCCGGCAAGAAGGCGTTCGTCACCGGCAGCTCGCGAGGGATCGGCCGCGCCGTGGCATTGGCCCTGGCCCACGCCGGCGCGGACGTCGCCATCAGCTGCAACACCGGGGGCGACGCCGCCGAGGAGGCCTGCCGGCGGATCCGCGAGATGGGCCGGCAGGCGCAGTTCTACGCCCACAACGTGGCGATGGAGTCCGAGGTCGAGGCGATGTGCGGCGAGGTCCTCCGCGACTTCGGCCGGGTCGACATCCTCGTGAACAACGCGGCCATCAACCGCGACCGGGCCTTCAAGAAGCTCACCAAGGACCTCTGGGACGAGGTGATCACCACCGACCTGACGAGCGTCTTCCTGGTGACCAAGCACTTCATCGACGACATGGCGGCCCGGGGCTGGGGGCGGGTGATCAACATGTCGAGCATGTCGGGGGAGATCGGCAACTTCGGCCAGGCCAACTACGCGGCCGCCAAGGCCGGGATGATCGGCCTGACCAAGACGCTCGCCCGCGAGTACTCGCGCAAGGGGGTCACGGTGAACGCCGTGGCGCCCGGCTTCACCCGCACGCGGATGACCGAGGGCATCCCCGACAAGGCCATGGAGATGGTCCTGGCGGCCACGCCCATGGGCCGGATGGGCGAGCCCGTGGAGATCGCCGCGGGCGTCGTCTACCTGGCCTCGAACTCGGCCGGCTTCATCACCGGCCACGTCCTCGACATCAACGGGGGGTTCGCGATGTGA
- a CDS encoding FG-GAP-like repeat-containing protein: MQAPTAKARPRTYLIIGLGVLGLLGAIAYVGGRGWFDSQLAAAEADLLSGRPDEAAGRLGRLARFAPRDPDVLFFSGVAAEARKDAAAARAAWEAVPRGSSRWADACARRAQLALAEGRLAEVEDIATHAEIPAAHPAAESIESSLVQAYLFTVRYDDIAAIKRRQWERTGKPEPLRLLWLLGETKSFALSATEARLEAAGKLAPDDDRVWLGKANLATRANRKDEADGWIKKCLDRRPDDPAAWRARLDWAIAFDEPAAAAEAARHMPADSLTPARVLALRAWLAARRKDDALERRALEELHDREPGNPAVLTRLADLAARAGQPDLVARYREEKRAMDRINDEYRLLLTEDPFFRSAASTRESAENTELILARSATALGRWFEARGYWQLVRRRSPSSKEAADALALIDAREAALRRGPIEARLKSASSLADAVSDAIGPAPPGEAVAADDAPVVPQFRDLAASSGLVHTYDNDPSPLARMPESMGAGIGLIDYDGDGWLDVYAVQGGRLTMSPDEPRGPQRDRLFRNRRDGTFEDVTAKAGLAAFPGGYGHGVTVGDYDGDGHPDLFITRWWSYALYRNRGDGTFEDATERAGLGGHRDWPTSAAFADLDGDGDLDLYVAHYALWDPKTAPPCQHPRDPKRFMYCGPRMWQAMPDHLFRNDGGRFADVSAEAGITAADADGRGLGVLATDLNGDGKVDLFVADDLTANLLFRNEGGLRFTECAMTSGVAANADGGYLSGMGIGCADLDGDGLVDLAVTNFYGESTTFYRNLGEGQFADETRGFGFSTATRYLLGFGTSFLDANNDGVPDLVTANGHVNDLRPSVPYAMPASLLLGKPGGHVVDASSRAGEPFGVLRVGRGLAAGDLDNDGRPDFLTINEQTPVAYFHNEGPAGHWITIRLEGTKSNRDAVGAVVTLTTAEGRRMVAHRFGGGSFLSANDARLHFGLGASATPPGRAASIEVRWPSGLVEHVADLAADSAYLVREGEGKARELPGWKAKAGAR; this comes from the coding sequence ATGCAGGCCCCCACCGCGAAGGCTCGCCCGCGTACGTACCTCATCATCGGCCTCGGCGTCCTCGGGCTGCTCGGGGCGATCGCGTACGTGGGCGGGCGGGGCTGGTTCGACTCCCAGCTCGCCGCCGCCGAGGCCGACCTCCTCTCCGGCCGGCCCGACGAGGCGGCCGGGCGGCTGGGGCGGCTCGCGCGCTTCGCCCCGCGCGACCCGGACGTCCTATTCTTCTCCGGGGTGGCGGCCGAGGCCCGCAAGGACGCGGCGGCCGCCAGGGCGGCCTGGGAGGCGGTCCCCCGCGGCTCCTCCCGCTGGGCCGACGCCTGCGCCCGGCGGGCCCAGCTCGCCCTCGCCGAGGGGCGGCTCGCCGAGGTCGAGGACATCGCCACGCACGCCGAGATCCCGGCCGCCCATCCCGCCGCCGAGTCGATCGAGAGCAGCCTCGTCCAGGCCTACCTCTTCACGGTCCGATACGACGACATCGCGGCGATCAAGCGGAGGCAGTGGGAGCGGACCGGCAAGCCGGAGCCCCTGCGGCTGCTCTGGCTCCTCGGCGAGACCAAGAGCTTCGCCCTGTCCGCCACGGAGGCCCGGCTGGAGGCCGCCGGCAAGCTCGCCCCGGACGACGACCGCGTCTGGCTGGGCAAGGCGAACCTCGCCACCCGGGCCAACCGCAAGGACGAGGCCGACGGTTGGATCAAGAAATGCCTCGATCGACGGCCCGACGACCCGGCGGCCTGGCGCGCCCGCCTCGACTGGGCGATTGCCTTCGACGAGCCGGCCGCCGCCGCGGAGGCCGCCCGCCACATGCCGGCCGACTCCCTGACGCCCGCCCGCGTGCTGGCCCTCCGCGCCTGGCTGGCCGCCCGCCGCAAGGACGACGCGCTGGAGCGGCGGGCCCTCGAGGAGCTGCACGACCGCGAGCCGGGCAACCCCGCCGTCCTGACCCGGCTGGCGGACCTCGCCGCCCGCGCCGGCCAGCCCGACCTCGTCGCCCGCTATCGCGAGGAGAAGCGCGCGATGGACCGGATCAACGACGAGTACCGCCTCCTCCTCACCGAGGACCCCTTCTTCCGCTCCGCCGCCAGCACCCGCGAGAGCGCGGAGAACACCGAGCTCATCCTGGCGAGGAGCGCCACGGCGCTCGGCCGCTGGTTCGAGGCCCGCGGCTACTGGCAACTGGTCCGGAGACGCAGCCCGTCCAGCAAGGAGGCGGCCGACGCCCTGGCCCTCATCGACGCGCGCGAGGCCGCCCTCCGCCGCGGCCCCATCGAGGCCCGCCTGAAGTCCGCGAGCTCCCTGGCCGACGCCGTCTCCGACGCGATCGGGCCCGCCCCGCCCGGCGAGGCCGTCGCGGCCGATGACGCCCCGGTCGTGCCGCAGTTCCGCGACCTCGCCGCGTCGTCGGGCCTGGTCCACACCTACGACAACGACCCCTCGCCCCTGGCCCGGATGCCCGAGTCCATGGGCGCCGGCATCGGCCTGATCGACTACGACGGCGACGGCTGGCTGGACGTCTACGCGGTGCAGGGGGGCAGGCTCACGATGTCGCCGGACGAGCCGCGGGGCCCCCAGCGCGACCGGCTCTTCCGCAACCGCCGCGACGGCACCTTCGAGGACGTCACCGCCAAGGCGGGCCTCGCCGCCTTCCCCGGCGGGTACGGCCACGGCGTGACCGTGGGCGACTACGACGGCGACGGACACCCCGACCTCTTCATCACCCGCTGGTGGTCCTACGCGCTCTACCGCAACAGGGGCGACGGCACGTTCGAAGACGCGACCGAGCGGGCCGGCCTGGGGGGCCACCGCGACTGGCCGACCTCCGCGGCCTTCGCCGACCTCGACGGCGACGGCGACCTCGACCTGTACGTCGCCCACTACGCCCTCTGGGACCCCAAGACCGCGCCCCCCTGCCAGCACCCGAGGGACCCGAAGCGGTTCATGTACTGCGGCCCCCGGATGTGGCAGGCGATGCCGGACCACCTCTTCCGCAACGACGGCGGCCGCTTCGCGGACGTCTCCGCGGAGGCCGGCATCACCGCGGCCGACGCGGACGGGCGCGGGCTGGGCGTGCTGGCGACGGACCTGAACGGCGACGGCAAGGTGGACCTCTTCGTCGCCGACGACCTCACGGCCAACCTGCTGTTCCGCAACGAGGGGGGCCTCCGCTTCACGGAATGCGCCATGACCTCCGGCGTCGCCGCGAACGCCGACGGCGGGTACCTCTCCGGCATGGGCATCGGCTGCGCCGACCTCGACGGCGACGGCCTGGTGGACCTGGCCGTGACGAACTTCTACGGCGAGTCCACGACGTTCTACCGCAACCTGGGCGAGGGCCAGTTCGCCGACGAGACGCGGGGCTTCGGGTTCTCGACCGCGACGCGATACCTGCTGGGGTTCGGCACGAGCTTCCTCGACGCGAACAACGACGGGGTCCCGGACCTCGTCACGGCCAACGGCCACGTCAACGACCTGAGGCCGAGCGTGCCCTACGCGATGCCGGCCTCGCTCCTGCTGGGCAAGCCCGGGGGCCACGTCGTGGACGCCTCGTCGCGCGCGGGAGAGCCGTTCGGCGTGCTCCGGGTGGGCCGCGGCCTCGCCGCCGGCGACCTCGACAACGACGGCCGGCCGGACTTCCTGACGATCAACGAGCAGACGCCGGTGGCCTACTTCCACAACGAGGGCCCGGCCGGGCACTGGATCACGATCCGCCTCGAGGGGACGAAATCCAACCGCGACGCCGTCGGCGCGGTGGTCACCCTGACGACCGCCGAGGGCCGCCGCATGGTCGCCCACCGCTTCGGCGGCGGCAGCTTCCTCTCGGCGAACGACGCCCGCCTCCACTTCGGCCTGGGCGCCTCGGCGACCCCGCCGGGCCGGGCCGCGTCGATCGAGGTCCGCTGGCCCTCCGGCCTCGTCGAGCACGTCGCCGACCTCGCCGCCGACTCCGCGTACCTGGTCCGCGAGGGCGAGGGCAAGGCCCGCGAATTGCCCGGCTGGAAGGCGAAGGCCGGGGCGCGCTGA